A region from the Paraburkholderia youngii genome encodes:
- the cysE gene encoding serine O-acetyltransferase — translation MFTRLREDIATIRERDPAARSAWEVLTCYPGLHALVLHRIAHACWRAKRRWLARFVSQMARFMTGIEIHPGATVGRRVFIDHGMGVVIGETAQIGDDCTIYQGVTLGGTSLTRGAKRHPTLERGVIVGAGAKVLGGFTIGADAKIGSNAVVTKPVPARGTAVGNPARIIVPASVAADANGAKGANTNADNAARDAKRGSEISAFCAYGITPNADDPVSLAIHGLIDHAATQARRIDEIVDALERLGTSLEGLQGADAALLDLRRLSAAIAGKVEGVAAEH, via the coding sequence ATGTTTACGAGACTTCGCGAAGACATCGCCACGATCCGGGAGCGCGATCCCGCCGCCCGCAGCGCATGGGAAGTGCTCACGTGTTATCCGGGGCTGCACGCGCTCGTGCTGCATCGGATCGCGCACGCGTGCTGGCGCGCGAAGCGCCGCTGGCTCGCGCGTTTCGTGTCGCAGATGGCGCGCTTCATGACCGGCATCGAGATCCATCCGGGCGCGACCGTCGGGCGGCGCGTGTTCATCGATCACGGCATGGGCGTCGTGATCGGCGAGACCGCGCAGATCGGCGACGACTGCACGATCTACCAGGGCGTGACCCTCGGTGGCACGTCGCTCACGCGCGGCGCGAAGCGGCATCCGACGCTCGAGCGTGGTGTGATCGTCGGTGCGGGCGCGAAGGTGCTCGGCGGATTCACGATCGGCGCGGACGCGAAGATCGGCTCGAACGCGGTGGTGACGAAGCCGGTACCGGCGCGTGGCACGGCGGTCGGCAATCCGGCGCGGATCATCGTACCGGCGTCGGTCGCCGCGGATGCGAACGGCGCCAAGGGTGCGAACACGAATGCGGACAACGCCGCGCGTGACGCGAAGCGTGGCAGCGAAATCAGCGCGTTTTGCGCCTACGGCATCACGCCCAATGCGGACGATCCGGTTTCGCTCGCGATTCACGGTCTGATCGATCATGCGGCTACCCAGGCGCGGCGTATCGATGAAATCGTCGATGCGCTCGAGCGGCTCGGCACGAGCCTCGAAGGGCTGCAAGGCGCGGATGCGGCGTTGCTCGATCTGCGGCGCCTATCGGCGGCGATCGCGGGGAAGGTGGAAGGGGTGGCGGCGGAGCACTAG